From the genome of Pseudomonas sp. WJP1:
CCTGTGCTTTGCCAAACGTGAGGAGACCCTGCGTGAAGCAGCGGAAAAACTATGCGTGATCTGAGTGCACTGCCGAACCTGACTGTTGCGCTGATCCAGACCACCCTGGCCTGGCACGATCGCCAGGCCAACCTGGAGCATTTCGAACCCTTGCTGGAGCAGGCGCGCGGCGCGGACCTGATCATTCTGCCGGAGATGTTCACCACCGGTTTCTCGATGGAGTCCGAGACCCTCGCCGAAGCGGAAAACGGGCCGACCAGTAAATGGCTGCGGGCCCAGGCTGCAAAATTGGATGCGGTGATCACCGGTAGCGTGATCGTGCAGGCCGCTGATGGCAGCCATCGCAACCGCCTGTTGTGGGCTCGGCCGGACGGCGAAGTGTGGCACTACGACAAGCGTCACCTGTTCCGCATGGCCGGCGAGCACAATCACTACACCCCGGGCGAGCGCCAAGTGCAGTTCGAGCTCAAGGGCTGGCGGGTACGGCCGCTGATTTGCTACGACCTGCGCTTCCCGGTGTGGAGCCGTGACCCGCAGGACACGGACTTGCTGCTGTACACGGCGAACTGGCCGGGCGCACGGCGTCAGCACTGGAATAGATTGCTGCCGGCGCGGGCGATCGAGAACCTGTGCTACGTGGCGGCAGTTAACCGCGTCGGCACCGATGGCAAAGGCTTTGCCTATACCGGGGACAGCCAGGTGCTGGATTTCCAGGGCGAGACCTTGCTCAGCGCGGGGGAGGCGGACGGCGTGTTCAAGGTGGTGCTGGATGCGGCGGACCTGGCGGCTTATCGCACGCGTTTTCCGGCGAATCTGGATGCCGATACCTTCGAATTCACCTGAGATTGTTGCTACCTGAGCCGGCCCCATCGCGAGCAGGCTCACTCCTACATTGGATTGGTGTGAACGCGGACACTGTGGGAGTGAGCCTGCTCGCGATGAGGCCATAACAGGCAACACAGAACCCGCAGGCAAACAAAAAGGCCCCGAGATTCGCATCTCGGGGCCTTTTGCATTACAGCAGGGCGTTACGCCGCTTTCGCTTCCGGCTGGCTCAGCGAGCGGTTCAGCGCGCTGAACAGGGCCTTGAAGCTGGCGGTAGTGATGTTTTCATCGATACCCACGCCGTGCACCGCACGCTCGCCATTCACGCGCAGTTCAATGTAGGCCGCGGCCTTGGCATTGGTGCCCGCGCCGATGGCGTGTTCGTTGTAGTCCATGATTTCCACCGGGATCGGCAGGCCGGCCACCAGTGCTTCCAGGGCGCCGTTGCCCTTGCCGCGCCAGTGCAGGTTGGTTTCGCCCTGGCCTTTGCTGGCCACTTCCACTTCGACGGCGCTGTGGCCGTTTTCTTCCTGCAGGCGATGGCTGACCAGCGCGTACGGGGTATTGGCCTGCAAGTACTCGCTGTGCAGCAGCGCGTGGATTTGCTGGGCGGTCATTTCCAGGCCCAGGCGATCGGTTTCACGCTGCACGACCTGGCTGAACTCGATCTGCATGCGACGCGGCAAGCTGATGCCGTATTCCTGTTCCAGCAGGTAGGCGATGCCGCCCTTGCCCGACTGGCTGTTGACGCGGATGACCGCCTCGTAGCTGCGGCCGATGTCGGCCGGGTCGATCGGCAGGTAAGGCACTTCCCACAGGGCATCGGATTTCTGCTGGGCGAAGCCCTTGCGGATCGCGTCCTGGTGCGAGCCGGAGAATGCGGTGTGCACCAGGTCGCCAACGTACGGGTGACGCGGGTGAACCTGGATCTGGTTGCACTCTTCGACGACTTTGCGCACGCCGTCGATGTCGGAGAAGTCCAGCTCAGGGTTCAAGCCCTGGGTGTACATGTTCAGGGCCACGGTCACCAGGTCGACGTTGCCAGTGCGCTCGCCGTTGCCGAACAGGCAGCCTTCGACGCGGTCGGCGCCAGCCATCAGGCCCAGCTCAGTGGCGGCAACACCCGTGCCACGGTCGTTGTGGGTGTGCAGGCTGATGATCACGCTGTCACGACGGTTGATGTGACGGCCAAACCATTCGATCTGGTCGGCATAGATGTTCGGGGTCGCGCATTCGAC
Proteins encoded in this window:
- a CDS encoding amidohydrolase, with protein sequence MRDLSALPNLTVALIQTTLAWHDRQANLEHFEPLLEQARGADLIILPEMFTTGFSMESETLAEAENGPTSKWLRAQAAKLDAVITGSVIVQAADGSHRNRLLWARPDGEVWHYDKRHLFRMAGEHNHYTPGERQVQFELKGWRVRPLICYDLRFPVWSRDPQDTDLLLYTANWPGARRQHWNRLLPARAIENLCYVAAVNRVGTDGKGFAYTGDSQVLDFQGETLLSAGEADGVFKVVLDAADLAAYRTRFPANLDADTFEFT
- the leuA gene encoding 2-isopropylmalate synthase, encoding MSMLKDPSSKYRAFPTIDLPDRTWPSKTITAAPIWCSSDLRDGNQSLIEPMDAVKKLRFWKTLVQVGVKEIEASFPSASQTDFDFVRTLIEDGHIPDDTTIQVLTQAREDLIARTFESLRGAKKAIVHLYNATSPSFRRIVFNQDLEGVKEIAVNAAKLFVKYAAQQPETEWTFQYSPETFSATELEFAKEVCDAVIEVWNPTPERKIILNLPATVECATPNIYADQIEWFGRHINRRDSVIISLHTHNDRGTGVAATELGLMAGADRVEGCLFGNGERTGNVDLVTVALNMYTQGLNPELDFSDIDGVRKVVEECNQIQVHPRHPYVGDLVHTAFSGSHQDAIRKGFAQQKSDALWEVPYLPIDPADIGRSYEAVIRVNSQSGKGGIAYLLEQEYGISLPRRMQIEFSQVVQRETDRLGLEMTAQQIHALLHSEYLQANTPYALVSHRLQEENGHSAVEVEVASKGQGETNLHWRGKGNGALEALVAGLPIPVEIMDYNEHAIGAGTNAKAAAYIELRVNGERAVHGVGIDENITTASFKALFSALNRSLSQPEAKAA